The following proteins are encoded in a genomic region of Gossypium hirsutum isolate 1008001.06 chromosome D05, Gossypium_hirsutum_v2.1, whole genome shotgun sequence:
- the LOC107902719 gene encoding uncharacterized acetyltransferase At3g50280-like, which produces MTGIRLISTSIVQAANPKNQPPNIDLGLTYQCGGNASSLNWHAEPNSIAVRGVLFFHIPQLSQDQESETLLVHYVKSSLSKCLDHFQHLTGHLAAVEHDDNTTSVFFDCNNGRALFVHAVVDEVSSRDIIEPVYVPSFVDSIFSLRGVKNCQGTIEPLVTVQVTKLVDGAFISISINHSIMDGASFFHAFSSCLEIVNGSSSLSKP; this is translated from the exons ATGACAGGCATTCGGCTCATCTCCACCAGCATTGTTCAAGCTGCAAATCCCAAGAACCAACCTCCAAACATCGACTTagggctta CATATCAGTGTGGTGGAAATGCCTCTTCACTGAACTGGCATGCTGAACCAAACAGCATAGCAGTGAG AGGAGTGCTCTTTTTCCATATTCCTCAGTTGAGCCAAGACCAAGAATCTGAGACCTTGTTGGTTCACTACGTTAAATCCTCTCTGTCCAAGTGTCTGGACCACTTCCAACACTTGACGGGTCACCTCGCCGCAGTCGAACACGATGACAACACCACTTCCGTTTTCTTTGACTGCAACAATGGCAGAGCTTTGTTCGTTCACGCTGTCGTTGATGAGGTGAGCTCTAGGGATATCATCGAGCCTGTTTATGTTCCTTCCTTTGTCGACTCGATTTTTTCGTTGCGTGGAGTTAAAAACTGCCAAGGTACTATCGAACCGTTAGTCACTGTTCAAGTGACAAAGCTCGTCGATGGGGCTTTCATCAGTATCTCCATCAACCATTCCATCATGGATGGCGCATCCTTTTTCCATGCCTTCAGCTCCTGCTTGGAAATCGTTAATGGTTCCTCTAGTTTATCGAAACCCTGA
- the LOC107902718 gene encoding uncharacterized protein yields the protein MINFNEWLSWLLENSDKNRKGVIVVTIWVIWFSRNKFIHERKVQSLEEIVTFIRSFGLEYRSNAKNLKHPQLRSMVKWSPPPQGWLKINVDVGLSIAKKRAVSGFIIRNDEGFIMGSGFQGHNLVHSVAIAEALAVLHGLQFALDLGFSNVILESDSRLVVNNIQKSSEDYSESRPFTWDAKNLARKFQCCRFQFIAREGNRAVHVMAVEGMRAEGDLFWVEDVPLKALEVADSDRRSGRPP from the coding sequence atgataaattttaatgagTGGCTGAGTTGGCTGTTAGAGAATTCTGATAAGAACAGGAAAGGGGTAATTGTTGTTACTATCTGGGTGATCTGGTTCTCTCGaaataaatttatacatgaaaGAAAGGTGCAAAGTTTGGAGGAAATTGTTACCTTCATTAGGAGTTTTGGGTTGGAATATCGTAGTAATGCTAAGAATTTGAAGCATCCCCAACTGAGATCCATGGTAAAATGGTCGCCACCTCCGCAAGGGTGGTTAAAAATTAACGTTGATGTGGGATTGTCAATTGCCAAAAAACGAGCAGTGTCAGGTTTTATTATTAGAAATGATGAGGGATTTATAATGGGGTCGGGATTTCAAGGACACAATTTGGTTCATTCGGTGGCGATTGCTGAAGCACTTGCTGTCCTTCATGGGCTCCAATTTGCCCTAGATTTGGGTTTTTCAAATGTTATTCTTGAGAGTGATTCGAGACTGGtggtaaataatattcaaaaatcaaGCGAGGATTACTCGGAGTCTAGACCATTTACCTGGGACGCGAAGAACCTGGCAAGGAAGTTCCAATGTTGTCGATTCCAGTTCATTGCGAGAGAAGGGAATAGAGCAGTGCATGTAATGGCTGTTGAGGGTATGCGAGCTGAAGGAGATTTGTTCTGGGTGGAAGATGTGCCTTTGAAAGCTTTGGAAGTGGCTGATTCTGATCGTCGGAGTGGGCGACCTCCATAG
- the LOC121202862 gene encoding protein indeterminate-domain 7 isoform X2 has protein sequence MMKSFMFHQQQQQQQQQQQVLEENMSNLTSASASGEASVSSGNRTEAGSNYPQQYFTTSQQPQTQPVKRKRNLPGNPDAEVIALSPKTLMATNRFVCEICNKGFQRDQNLQLHRRGHNLPWKLKQRTNKEVRKKVYVCPETNCVHHDPSRALGDLTGIKKHFSRKHGEKKWKCEKCSKKYAVQSDWKAHSKTCGTREYRCDCGTLFSRRDSFITHRAFCDALAVESARAINPLLSPHQPGTAAASHMNLQVPQFNPHDIKLQAFSLKKEQQSFTPLRPEIPPWLASQPMLGAGPGPPHPIDLSSPSSSIFSPRLDHQDLTLHGTPSANPSLVPTLPPYHHTALPSPHMSATALLQKAAHMGATMSRKSGSSSVPSTVAAAASASLMRPHQQTHVSPDSAGTNNNTTTAGFGLDLPSREELDVGSSSGIIHGLAPFGNRKPAANAGDDDDDNNNIAGSGATPSLLQDMINSLSSATGFDATNSFDDIAFGGIFNATKKLCGSSINESFSKTTTPTVPTTTNGTRNDHHGSTAGSTTTTTTTQGGDQGLTRDFLGLRAFSHTDILNIAGPGRNYCIDTSQEQHNQSQKPWQG, from the exons ATGATGAAAAGCTTTATGTTCCACCAACAACAACAGcaacagcaacaacaacaacaagttTTGGAAGAGAATATGTCTAATTTGACTTCAGCTTCTGCATCTGGTGAAGCCAGTGTTTCATCTGGGAATAGAACTGAAGCCGGTTCTAATTATCCTCAACAGTACTTCACCACTAGTCAACAACCTCAAACTCAGCCAGTTAAGAGAAAGAGAAACCTACCAGGCAACCCAG ATGCAGAAGTGATCGCTTTGTCGCCAAAGACACTCATGGCGACAAATAGATTCGTGTGTGAGATCTGCAACAAAGGGTTCCAAAGAGACCAGAACCTTCAGCTTCATAGAAGAGGGCATAATTTGCCATGGAAGTTAAAGCAAAGAACAAACAAAGAGGTGAGGAAGAAGGTGTATGTATGTCCAGAAACAAACTGTGTGCACCATGATCCGTCGAGGGCGCTGGGGGACTTGACTGGAATCAAGAAGCACTTCTCGAGGAAACATGGCGAGAAGAAGTGGAAATGTGAAAAGTGTTCGAAGAAGTATGCGGTTCAATCGGATTGGAAAGCTCACTCCAAGACTTGTGGCACCAGAGAATATAGATGTGACTGTGGAACCCTCTTCTCACG gaGGGATAGTTTCATCACCCATAGAGCCTTCTGTGATGCTTTAGCAGTGGAGAGTGCAAGAGCAATAAACCCACTTCTCTCCCCTCATCAACCAGGCACAGCAGCAGCATCTCACATGAATTTACAAGTGCCCCAATTCAATCCCCATGACATCAAACTCCAAGCATTTTCACTTAAGAAAGAGCAGCAAAGTTTCACGCCTCTAAGGCCAGAGATTCCACCATGGCTGGCTAGCCAACCGATGCTCGGGGCTGGTCCTGGCCCACCACACCCTATCGACCTTTCCTCCCCCTCATCATCAATATTCTCCCCGAGATTAGATCATCAAGATTTAACACTTCATGGAACCCCCAGCGCTAACCCTAGTCTTGTCCCCACACTCCCTCCATACCATCACACAGCACTGCCTTCCCCTCACATGTCAGCCACTGCATTGCTCCAGAAAGCAGCTCATATGGGTGCGACCATGAGCCGTAAATCTGGGTCATCATCAGTACCGTCCACTGTTGCAGCAGCAGCATCTGCCTCTTTGATGAGACCCCACCAACAAACTCACGTGTCTCCCGATTCTGCTGGCACTAACAACAACACAACAACAGCTGGTTTTGGACTCGACTTGCCTTCACGTGAAGAACTAGATGTGGGTAGCAGCAGTGGCATTATCCACGGCTTGGCTCCTTTCGGGAACCGTAAACCTGCTGCCAATGCAggcgatgatgatgatgataataataatattgctGGCTCAGGTGCTACTCCTTCCCTTCTTCAAGACATGATTAACTCTTTGTCTTCTGCCACTGGATTTGACGCCACTAATTCCTTTGATGACATTGCATTTGGTGGGATTTTTAACGCAACAAAGAAGCTATGTGGCAGTTCCATCAACGAATCCTTCTCGAAAACAACTACACCAACAGTACCCACGACGACAAACGGCACTAGAAACGATCACCATGGAAGTACTGCCGGTagtaccaccaccaccaccaccactcaGGGTGGTGATCAAGGCTTGACAAGAGATTTCTTGGGTCTTCGAGCTTTCTCTCATACCGATATTCTCAACATTGCCGGTCCTGGTCGTAATTACTGCATCGACACTTCGCAAGAACAACACAACCAGTCTCAAAAACCATGGCAAGGTTAG
- the LOC121202862 gene encoding protein indeterminate-domain 7 isoform X1, whose protein sequence is MMKSFMFHQQQQQQQQQQQVLEENMSNLTSASASGEASVSSGNRTEAGSNYPQQYFTTSQQPQTQPVKRKRNLPGNPDPDAEVIALSPKTLMATNRFVCEICNKGFQRDQNLQLHRRGHNLPWKLKQRTNKEVRKKVYVCPETNCVHHDPSRALGDLTGIKKHFSRKHGEKKWKCEKCSKKYAVQSDWKAHSKTCGTREYRCDCGTLFSRRDSFITHRAFCDALAVESARAINPLLSPHQPGTAAASHMNLQVPQFNPHDIKLQAFSLKKEQQSFTPLRPEIPPWLASQPMLGAGPGPPHPIDLSSPSSSIFSPRLDHQDLTLHGTPSANPSLVPTLPPYHHTALPSPHMSATALLQKAAHMGATMSRKSGSSSVPSTVAAAASASLMRPHQQTHVSPDSAGTNNNTTTAGFGLDLPSREELDVGSSSGIIHGLAPFGNRKPAANAGDDDDDNNNIAGSGATPSLLQDMINSLSSATGFDATNSFDDIAFGGIFNATKKLCGSSINESFSKTTTPTVPTTTNGTRNDHHGSTAGSTTTTTTTQGGDQGLTRDFLGLRAFSHTDILNIAGPGRNYCIDTSQEQHNQSQKPWQG, encoded by the exons ATGATGAAAAGCTTTATGTTCCACCAACAACAACAGcaacagcaacaacaacaacaagttTTGGAAGAGAATATGTCTAATTTGACTTCAGCTTCTGCATCTGGTGAAGCCAGTGTTTCATCTGGGAATAGAACTGAAGCCGGTTCTAATTATCCTCAACAGTACTTCACCACTAGTCAACAACCTCAAACTCAGCCAGTTAAGAGAAAGAGAAACCTACCAGGCAACCCAG ACCCAGATGCAGAAGTGATCGCTTTGTCGCCAAAGACACTCATGGCGACAAATAGATTCGTGTGTGAGATCTGCAACAAAGGGTTCCAAAGAGACCAGAACCTTCAGCTTCATAGAAGAGGGCATAATTTGCCATGGAAGTTAAAGCAAAGAACAAACAAAGAGGTGAGGAAGAAGGTGTATGTATGTCCAGAAACAAACTGTGTGCACCATGATCCGTCGAGGGCGCTGGGGGACTTGACTGGAATCAAGAAGCACTTCTCGAGGAAACATGGCGAGAAGAAGTGGAAATGTGAAAAGTGTTCGAAGAAGTATGCGGTTCAATCGGATTGGAAAGCTCACTCCAAGACTTGTGGCACCAGAGAATATAGATGTGACTGTGGAACCCTCTTCTCACG gaGGGATAGTTTCATCACCCATAGAGCCTTCTGTGATGCTTTAGCAGTGGAGAGTGCAAGAGCAATAAACCCACTTCTCTCCCCTCATCAACCAGGCACAGCAGCAGCATCTCACATGAATTTACAAGTGCCCCAATTCAATCCCCATGACATCAAACTCCAAGCATTTTCACTTAAGAAAGAGCAGCAAAGTTTCACGCCTCTAAGGCCAGAGATTCCACCATGGCTGGCTAGCCAACCGATGCTCGGGGCTGGTCCTGGCCCACCACACCCTATCGACCTTTCCTCCCCCTCATCATCAATATTCTCCCCGAGATTAGATCATCAAGATTTAACACTTCATGGAACCCCCAGCGCTAACCCTAGTCTTGTCCCCACACTCCCTCCATACCATCACACAGCACTGCCTTCCCCTCACATGTCAGCCACTGCATTGCTCCAGAAAGCAGCTCATATGGGTGCGACCATGAGCCGTAAATCTGGGTCATCATCAGTACCGTCCACTGTTGCAGCAGCAGCATCTGCCTCTTTGATGAGACCCCACCAACAAACTCACGTGTCTCCCGATTCTGCTGGCACTAACAACAACACAACAACAGCTGGTTTTGGACTCGACTTGCCTTCACGTGAAGAACTAGATGTGGGTAGCAGCAGTGGCATTATCCACGGCTTGGCTCCTTTCGGGAACCGTAAACCTGCTGCCAATGCAggcgatgatgatgatgataataataatattgctGGCTCAGGTGCTACTCCTTCCCTTCTTCAAGACATGATTAACTCTTTGTCTTCTGCCACTGGATTTGACGCCACTAATTCCTTTGATGACATTGCATTTGGTGGGATTTTTAACGCAACAAAGAAGCTATGTGGCAGTTCCATCAACGAATCCTTCTCGAAAACAACTACACCAACAGTACCCACGACGACAAACGGCACTAGAAACGATCACCATGGAAGTACTGCCGGTagtaccaccaccaccaccaccactcaGGGTGGTGATCAAGGCTTGACAAGAGATTTCTTGGGTCTTCGAGCTTTCTCTCATACCGATATTCTCAACATTGCCGGTCCTGGTCGTAATTACTGCATCGACACTTCGCAAGAACAACACAACCAGTCTCAAAAACCATGGCAAGGTTAG